A part of Oncorhynchus kisutch isolate 150728-3 linkage group LG2, Okis_V2, whole genome shotgun sequence genomic DNA contains:
- the LOC109902112 gene encoding sialic acid-binding Ig-like lectin 14 → MDILSFITGCTLVSLGHCWMVKVPNTVKAVDGSCVEVSCHTAPHRRVIWYQYHSVHYPKLYDGKEPTSVGASFRGRTSVPGNSAEGDCTLRFESVTGRDNNLKLYVWINPDESPTQKFHHQIVTITIENRKAPALSMQNAMVDGALFQANCSVWHSCPSSPPSLHWSRLPVNSTAVTSMEEKEGLWVSTETIQGRGTCQLHKKEMKCTAQFATVQTESQPVILNISYAPVGVNMMADEQPVSEGHSVNLECVADSNPPPGRYVWIRRQGGQSIQTNSTQGKISYPNISRDSSFSCIVQNNIGSSQSAWLFLDVNFPPAILSDSTCSLKGGILTCVCRAEARPNATLRWTISGSSTLPSSFTSITIYRDNTVSAELTGPVESRPNVSCVASNSLATDIQQLPIDTKFTAGQFLPWMLTALAVGSVFLGCVMFVCRRRCRERPKASSNLHTLDIPLRQGDMSESLRYSNPQKPQQKHERTKPKAMPMAMPKEKARTDSRSSVYENDFVPKKPSQNPAKNNEKIKLQDSTKAMCSDMDDIYQND, encoded by the exons ATGGACATCCTCAGCTTCATCACAG GGTGCACACTTGTCTCGCTTGGTCACTGTTGGATGGTGAAGGTGCCCAATACTGTGAAGGCAGTAGATGGCAGCTGTGTAGAAGTGTCCTGTCACACCGCCCCCCACCGCAGGGTCATCTGGTACCAGTATCATAGCGTTCACTATCCTAAGCTTTATGATGGCAAGGAACCGACCAGTGTGGGGGCCAGTTTTAGAGGGCGTACATCAGTGCCAGGCAATTCAGCAGAGGGGGACTGTACACTGAGGTTTGAGAGTGTGACGGGGAGAGACAATAACCTCAAGCTCTACGTGTGGATCAACCCTGATGAGTCCCCTACACAAAAGTTCCATCATCAGATCGTAACAATTACAATTGAAA ATAGAAAAGCTCCTGCGTTATCCATGCAGAATGCAATGGTGGATGGAGCCTTATTCCAGGCCAACTGTAGTGTCTGGCATTCCtgcccatcctctcctccatcccttcacTGGAGCCGCTTGCCTGTAAATTCTACAGCGGTGACGTCAATGGAGGAAAAGGAAGGGCTGTGGGTGTCCACTGAGACAATACAAGGAAGAGGAACGTGCCAACTGCACAAAAAAGAGATGAAATGCACCGCTCAATTCGCTACAGTCCAAACTGAGAGTCAACCAGTCATTCTTAACATCTCGT ATGCCCCTGTAGGTGTGAATATGATGGCGGATGAACAGCCAGTCAGTGAAGGTCATAGTGTCAATCTGGAGTGTGTTGCTGACAGCAACCCCCCGCCAGGCCGGTATGTGTGGATCAGACGACAGGGAGGCCAAAGCATCCAAACGAATTCAACTCAGGGAAAAATTTCCTATCCCAACATTAGCCGAGACTCTTCATTCTCCTGCATTGTCCAAAACAATATTGGGTCAAGTCAGTCAGCCTGGCTGTTTCTGGATGTCAACT TCCCCCCAGCAATCCTCTCTGACTCCACTTGCTCCTTGAAGGGTGGgattctgacctgtgtgtgtagaGCAGAAGCCCGACCTAATGCCACTCTGCGCTGGACGATCAGCGGAAGCAGCACTCTCCCATCCTCCTTCACTTCCATCACCATATACAGAGATAATACTGTGTCAGCAGAACTCACTGGACCTGTGGAAAGTCGACCAAATGTCTCCTGCGTAGCCAGTAACTCACTGGCCACTGACATCCAGCAGCTGCCCATTGACACAAAATTCACAGCTGGACAGT TTCTGCCATGGATGCTGACTGCTCTGGCAGTTGGAAGTGTCTTTCTGGGATGTGTAATGTTTGTATGCAGAAGACGTTGCAGAGAGAG ACCAAAGGCCAGCTCTAATCTCCACACATTGGATATCCCTCTAAG GCAAGGTGACATGTCAGAGTCCCTAAGGTACAGCAATCCCCAAAA ACCACAGCAAAAGCATGAGAGGACCAAGCCTAAGGCCATGCCCATGGCCATGCCCAAGGAGAAAGCACGGACGGATAGCCGATCGTCAGTCTACGAAAATGACTTTGTGCCAAAGAAGCCTAGTCAAAACCCAGCAAAGAACAACGAGAAGATCAAATTACAAGATAGCACAAAG GCTATGTGTTCAGACATGGATGATATTTACCAAAATGATTGA